The Avibacterium sp. 20-132 genome segment TTTATCAATCGGCAGGCTTGGAGGGAAATAATAATCCGTATAAAATTGTGCAACGAAATTTTAACTATCCACAATTTTATCAATTATTACCAAGCGAAAGTGGCGTCAAGATTGTCCCATTTTATAGTCGTTTGGTGTCATCATAACTAGGGGAAACTTATGTTGGATACAATGAAAGTGTTGCTGATTGACGATCACCCACTGATGCGTCGTGGCATAAAACAATTATTGGAATTAGATGAAACATTTGAAATCGTTGGTGATGCCGGCAGTGGTGCAGAAGGAATTAACCTTGCCTTACAAACCTCACCAGATTTAATTGTGCTTGATTTGAATATGAAAGGGCTATCAGGGTTAGACACGCTCAAGGCATTACGTGAAGAAAATGTCGATGCTCGCATTGTTATTCTTACCGTTTCCGATGCCAAAAATGATGTTTTCACGTTGATTGACGCGGGCGCAGACGGCTATTTATTAAAAGATACCGAACCCGATCTGTTACTTGGACAAATTAAACGTATTGCTCAAGGAGAAGTGATTTTAAGCGATTCAATTAAAGATTTACTACTAGAGCAACGCCCCGAACAAGATCCGATTTACACCCTTACGGACCGAGAAATGGATGTGCTACGCCTGATTGCAACGGGCTTATCCAATAAACAGATTGCCGCACAACTCTTTATTTCAGAAGAAACCGTAAAAGTGCATATCCGCAACTTATTACGTAAACTCAATGTTCACTCTCGTGTGGCAGCCACCGTGCTGTATTTTCAGCATAAAGGGGCATAAAACCACGCAACAAAGAGCGGTAAAAGATCCGCTCTCTTTCTTCAATACTTTACAAAAAAGTACCGCACTTACTTTTCTTACGATAAATCAAAATTATGCAAACTAATTAGTGCGGTTGAAAATTTTAGAATTTTTATTTCTGAAATTTATGGCATACAAAAGTGCTAAAGAACATTTATTGAGAAATCCATAACGGCAGTTTGATCACCACACGCAAGCCACCAAGGTGGCTTGGTTCCGCCCATACTTTTCCTTGATGTTCACGGATAACATTAGCGACAATCGCAAGCCCCAGCCCTGTTCCCCCGGTTTCGCGGGTTCTGGCTTCATCAATGCGATAAAATGGCTTGAAAATATTTTCATATTCATTGGCTGGAATACCCGCGCCGTTATCATCAATGGCAATCACCATTGCATTCTCTTCAATAAAGATTGTTGCTTCAATTTTAGCCTGCGTATATTTCAACGCATTGCGTAAGATATTTTCAATGGCACTGCAAATTAACCCTTTATTTCCATTGAGGTAATATTGGCTCGGTTTATGAATCAGTTGTTTGACTTTGAAGGATAATTTTTTCTGTTCCGCTTCAAAACGGCTATCTTTAATAATATCGTGCCAAATTTCAGTGATGGGGAAAATTTCTCGTAGAATATGGCTATTTAGCTGCTGACGTGAAAGTAACAGCAGATCATTAATCATTTCATCAAGACGTACCGCTTCTTTTTCGATGCGGGCGATTTCTGCGCTGCTATTGATTCGGCGACGTAATAAGGCTAGCGCCAGTTGCAAGCGGGTAAGCGGTGTTCTTAGTTCGTGTGAAATAGAGGAAAGTAGGGTTTGTTGATTAGAAAGTTGATCGTCTAAGGCAATCGTCATTCGATTGAAACTTTGCCCCACTTGACGTAACTCAATAGTGCCTTGCGTTTCAAGGGATTTATCCACTTTAAAATTGCCTAAAGCAACGGCATTTGCCGCTTGCTGTAAATGTCTCAACGGTCGCCCAATACTTCGTGAAAGCCACCAAAGTAACGGGGTGGAAATTAACATAATAAATAAAATGAGGATATAAGGGCGGTCAAAAATATAAGACAGAACTTCTTTTTGCGGATTAACACGGCTGACAAAATAGAGGGTGTAAGGCACATCGTTGTCTAAATTGAGGTGTACGGTAAAAGGCCCGGCAATCTGAATGTCATAAAAGTTTTTTTTCAGCGGTTTTAATGTGCTTACGGTGTGGTACATAAATTGCTGAATAGAGGCAATTTCTTCCTTTCTTGCGCCAAGAATATTGCCATTTTTATCTGCCAAAACAGGGTGAATGTCGTCAAATTTGTCCATAGGGATAACTGGCACGCCAGAAATAATATGCGCTAGTTGTTTATTCCGAATGGCGGTGGCGATTTCACCGTAATAACCCGAAACTTCTTCATTGCCCAGTTCCGTGTAAATACGCGCATCAAAATAAGGCAGTAAAAAAATCAATGCGAGGAGAAGCGCAAAGGCAAGCCAGAATAAGGCAAAAATTCGCATTGATAAGGTATTGAGAAACGTTAATTTCATTTTGCTTGAAGTTATTTCGAGGCAACAAGAAGATAGCCTTTGCCTCGCAAGGTTTTGAACCAAGGCGAATCGTCATTTCGTGGTGGGAGTTTTTTCCTTAGATTTGACATATGCATATCAATAGCACGATCAAACGGTGTCAGCGGTTTACCTAGGATTTCCATACTCAAATGCTCACGAGAAAGAATTTGC includes the following:
- the narL gene encoding two-component system response regulator NarL gives rise to the protein MLDTMKVLLIDDHPLMRRGIKQLLELDETFEIVGDAGSGAEGINLALQTSPDLIVLDLNMKGLSGLDTLKALREENVDARIVILTVSDAKNDVFTLIDAGADGYLLKDTEPDLLLGQIKRIAQGEVILSDSIKDLLLEQRPEQDPIYTLTDREMDVLRLIATGLSNKQIAAQLFISEETVKVHIRNLLRKLNVHSRVAATVLYFQHKGA
- the cpxA gene encoding envelope stress sensor histidine kinase CpxA — translated: MKLTFLNTLSMRIFALFWLAFALLLALIFLLPYFDARIYTELGNEEVSGYYGEIATAIRNKQLAHIISGVPVIPMDKFDDIHPVLADKNGNILGARKEEIASIQQFMYHTVSTLKPLKKNFYDIQIAGPFTVHLNLDNDVPYTLYFVSRVNPQKEVLSYIFDRPYILILFIMLISTPLLWWLSRSIGRPLRHLQQAANAVALGNFKVDKSLETQGTIELRQVGQSFNRMTIALDDQLSNQQTLLSSISHELRTPLTRLQLALALLRRRINSSAEIARIEKEAVRLDEMINDLLLLSRQQLNSHILREIFPITEIWHDIIKDSRFEAEQKKLSFKVKQLIHKPSQYYLNGNKGLICSAIENILRNALKYTQAKIEATIFIEENAMVIAIDDNGAGIPANEYENIFKPFYRIDEARTRETGGTGLGLAIVANVIREHQGKVWAEPSHLGGLRVVIKLPLWISQ